The genomic DNA GGATGTCACCGGTGATGGAGCCGGTGGTGCCGGTGCCGACCTGGAGGGTGCCGGCGCTGACGGTGGTGAGGCCGGTGTAGGTATTTTCCCCGGTGAGGAGGGTGGTGCCGGTGCCGGACTGGGTGAAGGTGCCGGGGCCGCTGATGATGCCGGAGAGGGTGGCGGTATCGGTGCGGGTGGAGGTGATGGCGGTATTATTCACCACGGGTGCGGTGATGGAGCCGGCGAAGAGGCTGCCGCCGATCTGGAGGGTGCCGGCATTCAGCGTGATGGTGCCGGTGCTGCTGGTGCCGGCGGAGAGGGTGACGATGCCGGTGCCATTCAGCGTGAGGGGTGATTGGCCGGTGAGGGGCACATCAAAGGTGAGATTGCCCGTGGTGGCCGGGGTGGTGGTGATGGAGAGGGCATCGATGCTGCCCGCGCCGAGGGTGCTGAAGGCGATGTCGTGGCCGGCGGTGTTCTTGAAGACGACATTGCCCGGAGTGACGGCGGAGAGGACGGTGATGGTGCCGGTGGCGGCATCGGTGAAGTCGACATTGTCACGCGAGTAGAAGTCCTCGTGGGCGTTGCTGGCGGTATTGCGGAAATTCAGTGCTCCATCGGTCTCGAGCCAGTCGTTATTGGTGTAGCCGCGCCACTCGAGATTGGCGGCGGGGAAGCTGTAGAGGAGGTCGGAATTTCCGCCTGCGCCGCCGAGGGTGAGGACGCCGCGGCCGGGATTGACGAGGTAGAAATTGTCGAGGCTGAGGCCGCCATTGTTGTCGTGGAGGACGACGATGTTAGAGCCAGGTGCGGTGACCTTCGGGATGACATTGATGACGGCGCTGTCGGGGAAGACGACATCGGCGGCGCGGAGGTATTGATTCGCGCCGGTGGTGCTGGGGTCGAAGACGAGGGTGGCGCCGCTGGAGAGGGAGATGGCGCCGGTGGTGGAGCCTTCGCCATCGAGCGTGGTGGTGCCGGTGACTACGATGTCACTGGTGAAGGAGCCGGATGCCTGGAAGATGCCGGAGGTGACATTGGTGGGTCCGGTGTAGGTATTGGTGCCGGCGAGGACGACGCGGCGGGTGCCGGTGATTGTTAGAGAAGCGCCGGGTGCGGACTCGCTGGCGTTTCCGGTGAAGATCATGAGGTCGCCATCGCCGCCATTGTTCTCGATGCCGGTGGCACCTGACAGGGTGAGGTTTCCGGTGTAGAGATTGCCGGCGGGGAGGGTGCCATTTGAGATGAGCTTGCCGCCATTGAGGACGATATTCCGGGTGAAGGGATTGACGATCTCGAAGGAGCGGAAGGCGGCACCGCTATTCACGGTGAGGGTGTAGCCGTCGTTATTATACTGGGCGACGCCTTCGGTCTGGAGTGCGCCTTCATTGACGATGATATTCCCGATGGTGACCTGGCCGCGGAGGTCGAACTGGCCGGGGCCGACCTTTGTCAGGGTGTAAAGTCCGGTGGTGGTGGAGGTGCCATTCGCGCCGATGCCGTAGCGGGTGCCGGTGGCTGCGCCGATGGTGGAGGGACCGGCGAGGACGAGATTGTCGACGATATTGCCTGCGCCTGCGCTGCCGGTGGATTGGTAGAGGGCACCGATGCCACCCTGGCCTGCGCCATTGATGGTGATGGTTTCGCCGGCGGCGATGATCTGGTTGTTTACATCGAGGGTGCCGCCGGAATTGACGATGGTATCGCCGGAGGTGGCACCGAGGCCTGCGGCATTTCCGATGCGGAGGATGCCGGCATTGATGGTGGTGGTGCCGGTGTAGGTATTCGCGGCGGAGAGGAGGAGGGTGCCGGTGCCGTTCTTTGTTAGAGAGCGGCCGGCGACGCCTTCATTGATGGGGCGCGAGATGGTGGCGAGGGCGGAGCCGTTGTGATTGACCTCGAGATCGCTGGAGAGATTGACGGTGCCATTGGCATTGGTGCCGGTGCCCTGGCCGATATTGAGCGTCTGGGTGACGGTGGCGGCGATATTGATCTGGGCGGGGCCGCTGGCGGCGGAGAGCTGGAGCTGGCGGGCGGTGGTGCTGTTGTTATTGGTGCGGATCTCGAGGGGATTGGCGAGGGTGCCATTCAGCGAGATGGAGCGGACCATGCGGGGGCCGTCATTGAGATAGGTGATGTAATTTCCGATGGCGGGGGTGTCGCCGAAGGTGACGTCGGCGGCATTGTCGAAGACGGGGGTGGCGCCATTCCAATTCGCGGTGACGGTGGGTGTCCATGAGCCGCTGGTGGTGCCGGTCCAGGCGTAGGTGCCTGCGGTGGCGGTGAGGGGCAGCGCGGGTACAGCCGCGAGCAATGCCAACAGGGAGTTGGTGGGCTTCTTCATGAGTTGGGTTTTTGGATTTCTCCGGGATGGGTTTTGGGCGGCGGTTTCCGCGGTGACTGGGGTGGTCGATGCGTGGGGCCGCTCCAGATAAGTTTTGGCGAGGGGGAGGAGTGTTCCGAAAATTCGTGATGAAGGGGTCATGGTGAAGTTTGGTGGTTTGAAGTTTTCAGTTTTCAGGAAGAAGGCGTCGGACTGGTGAAGGAACGAAACGCGGAGGCGCAGGGGGCGCGGAGGGACGGAGAGATGAGGTGAAGTGCGATCGGCAGGTGGGTGGTGAGGGCGCGCTTGGTGATGGCTGGGCGCGAGGGTGCGTTGTCGCGTTGTTGGGAACGCGCTTGCGGTGGGTGGGATGGGGCCGCGCGGGGAAGGGCGGGCGGCGGTGCGGTCTAGTCCGATCTGTTAGATCCGTGGGTCGTCAGGAGCGACGACAACGACAGCGACCCGGCAGCGGATGATGGAATGGAAGAACGCGCATGAGATGAGTTCGTGGAGACAGAGTCTTGTTTCTGCGTGGGCAAAGGACGATCCGCTCCCCGTGTGGGGTCGCACTCCGCGGCTGACCGGTGTCGGTTGGTCGCGGCGACGGCGGACGAATGCCTACGGGACGGTAGGCGTTCAAGGAGATTTTCAAGAATCTTCAACCACGCAGCAAATCCACGTAGCTCGCACGGGGGAGCTGGTGGTGGCGTGGGAAAATGGAGGCGGGGGAGGGAAATGGGTGTAATTCATTCTGGTGAGAATGGATTACGGGGGATTTTTTGGCGCGCGCGCGGGAGGTTGGCGCGGTGGTGGCGCGAGGCTTTGATGGGAGGTGTGGGCCGCTAGACGCCGGAACGACGCAGTCGTCCCGCTACGAGGGAGGCGCACTCGAAGAGTGCGGACCACGATGGGTCAGAAGCGTTCGCGGTCGACGGCGAGGCGGATGATGTCGTCGCGGACGGTCATGCTGTAGGGGGAGTGGGTGCGGACGAATTTCCAGAGGCGGCCGAGCTTGGGGTAGGAGTCCTTGCCGACGAAGAGGCGGGCGTCATCGATGAAGATGAGGTGCTCGGAGGAGCCGGTGGCGAAGATCTGGGAGAGCTCTTCTTCGATGGGTGTCTGCTGGCTCCTGGTGATGCGGCCGGTCTTGGGGCCGGAGTAGTGGGCATCCAGCCAGAAGACGGCGGGGCCGGAGAGTTGATCGAGGATGCGGGGGAGGATGTCCGAGCTATTGCCGTGGTGGGTGGTGACGTTTCCGTGCTGGCGGAGGCGTTCGGTGGCATTGTGGTAGAGGTCTTCGTGGATCTCGACGGTGTGGACATTGCGATAGACTTTCGCCATGGCGGCGGCGGTTTCGCCGAGGTAGGTGCCGGTCTCGATGAAGTTCTCGAAGCGATTCGCGAAGGCTGCGAGGCGCTCGCGTTTCTCCTCCGGGAGGAGGTGGGTGAAGATGGCGTGCTCGCGGTTGTTGAGCGCGTAGTGGAGATCGCGGACGAATTGCTTGATCATGGCGTGCGTGCGTAAGGGTGCAGCTTGTTAGAGACGGTGATGCGCGGCACGAGGTGGTGGCCGGCGGCAATCGCGGGTGAAATTTCTGAAGCGCGTGTAGGTCGCTGGAGACGGTGTGATTGTGTGAACACAAGACGATCCGCTCCCCGTGCGGGGTGGCGCTTCGCGGACTGAAAGCAAGGTCAGCCGCAAACGATGGGAGACTTAATGCCCACTTAACGATGGGAGTTCAAGGAATTTTCGATGGCGGGTGGCGCTTTGCATGGAATTGCTTGATTGTGCTTGTTTTACGGTGTTTGGCGCGATGGAAGCGTGTCGGATGGGGTTGAATTCATTCCGAATGGAAGAAATTGATTGCCGGTTGCGGGTGGGCGCGGTATCGCTGCGGCAGACGAGTTCCCCACGTGGCGGTCCGTCTATCCCGGGAGTGGCTCTTGTGTGCCCTCGTCGCTTTCTTCTTCTCCTTACTGCTATCTCGCCATGCCTGAGACGCTCGATTTTCCGCAGTCGCTTGCCCGTACGCCGATTCCTGCGGCGAAGGCCACGCAGACTTTACCGACTCCCGCGCTGACGACGCCGCCGGCGCCGGAGCAGGTGATCCATGGGGTGGATCTGTCGGGGCAGGTTTACTTCGCGGAGGGCCGGGTGTTCCGGATCATCCGTGCGGAGGGTGCGCCGGTGGTGAGGAGGATCATGGAGTGGAATCTCTTTGAGGCGCTGGAGAAGATGGGCGTGGTGCGGACGTGGGTGAGCCAGGATGCGGGAAGCGAGATCGTGCTGGAGCATGAGCGGATTCCCTTCGTGACGCATCCGGCGGAGTGGACGCCGCAGATGGTGCGGGAGGCGGCTCGGTTTCTGGTGACGCTGAATCTGAAGCTGCGGGCGCACGGGCTGATGCTGAAGGATGCGCATCTGCTGAACGTGACCTTTCACCGCGGGAAGCCGGTGTTCCTGGACTTCGGGTCGATCGTGAGGTTCGACCGGTGGCTTTCGAAGGCGTGGCTGAAGGGGTTTCGTTCGAGCGTTCTAACAGCGGTGTGGATCGGCCGCTGGAAGGGGGCGAAGCTGGCGTCGGCGATGCTGCAGAGCGAGCCGCGGGGGATGGGGTATGAGCTTTCGAAGGTGTTTCCGCTGAATCTGGTGCCGGTATCCGGGCATGTGGCGATCTTCCTCGCGCGGATCGGGAAGTGGGAGGCGGCGTTGCGGTTCCTGGAGAAGCGGCTGCGGCCTAAAGTACTACGTTCGCCGTATAACTTGTGGAATGATTACGGGACGGCGATCGCGGAGGAGGAGAAGCAGCTGAAGCGGAAGGTGATCTATGATGAGGTGCGGCGTTCGCGGCCGGCGAGCCTTCATGAGCTGGCGGGGAACCAGGCGGTGATCGGCGAGCAGATCGTGCGGGAGCTGGGGATCCCGGTGTGCAGCACGGACTATGTGTCGCACTGCGTGCAGCAGGCTTGGGAGCGGACGCGTGGGGAGGATTTGCCGCTGCAGGTGGGGGTGGTGGATTTGTTGTTCCCGGTGTCGCCGTGCAGTATTGGTGGTTCATCGCGGCCGGGGGCGATGGAGAGGTTGCAGGCGGAGACGACGCTGGCGACGGCGCTGGTGCATCATCTGGTGGCGCTGAAGGAGACGAGCATGGATGGGTTTGTGGCGATC from Luteolibacter sp. Y139 includes the following:
- a CDS encoding beta strand repeat-containing protein — encoded protein: MKKPTNSLLALLAAVPALPLTATAGTYAWTGTTSGSWTPTVTANWNGATPVFDNAADVTFGDTPAIGNYITYLNDGPRMVRSISLNGTLANPLEIRTNNNSTTARQLQLSAASGPAQINIAATVTQTLNIGQGTGTNANGTVNLSSDLEVNHNGSALATISRPINEGVAGRSLTKNGTGTLLLSAANTYTGTTTINAGILRIGNAAGLGATSGDTIVNSGGTLDVNNQIIAAGETITINGAGQGGIGALYQSTGSAGAGNIVDNLVLAGPSTIGAATGTRYGIGANGTSTTTGLYTLTKVGPGQFDLRGQVTIGNIIVNEGALQTEGVAQYNNDGYTLTVNSGAAFRSFEIVNPFTRNIVLNGGKLISNGTLPAGNLYTGNLTLSGATGIENNGGDGDLMIFTGNASESAPGASLTITGTRRVVLAGTNTYTGPTNVTSGIFQASGSFTSDIVVTGTTTLDGEGSTTGAISLSSGATLVFDPSTTGANQYLRAADVVFPDSAVINVIPKVTAPGSNIVVLHDNNGGLSLDNFYLVNPGRGVLTLGGAGGNSDLLYSFPAANLEWRGYTNNDWLETDGALNFRNTASNAHEDFYSRDNVDFTDAATGTITVLSAVTPGNVVFKNTAGHDIAFSTLGAGSIDALSITTTPATTGNLTFDVPLTGQSPLTLNGTGIVTLSAGTSSTGTITLNAGTLQIGGSLFAGSITAPVVNNTAITSTRTDTATLSGIISGPGTFTQSGTGTTLLTGENTYTGLTTVSAGTLQVGTGTTGSITGDILNNANVQFTRSNNTTYTGTITGTGSVVKNGTGTFTLAGSNSYSGGTSIINGILLTTDASIGTGPVSIGTSGANTSTLSIAGGTIDNDIYFPNAGTGLKIINLATGSLDAALSGTIHLDADTGTGAGVSRISPATGTIVISGKMTGSGLAGYSKRNTGTVIITNLTNDYTGPTAIVDAGTLIVDGRVPSSVFFGEGAGVGGTGILTGTLAGSGTIGGNVKLEMNSRLSPGGTSAAGVNADTRATLTIQGGLDAALIGNGTGRLLFQLGAPAGSNDRVNVGGVLNLGGGTIGLTELVLTDAGGLAAGTYTLIHANGGITGTLDPANLTGTVGTGLNGALSVSGSDLILTVTSTGNPYTTWAATFAGLTDTSFELDFDHDGLSTGLEWVLGGNPTINDAASITPALTANAASGLTLAFKREEDSIGIATLSVEYGTTLTTWPGTALIGATTTGPDANGVTVTINPTPDPDNVTVTIPATNANNNRLYARLKATLP